The following coding sequences lie in one Campylobacter sp. RM16189 genomic window:
- a CDS encoding nitrate reductase cytochrome c-type subunit, with protein sequence MKTFRFALGAMAAAIILAGCNAPSVADNKPKDLGGLRSSDVMDENSVKLLEYQYSTDPAGTAKNIERAFENAPPMIPHDLEGLIPITKDMNMCVTCHMPDVAKDAGATPLPKSHFYSIRNNKDLADKLSDDRYNCTQCHAPQTNLTAPFKNNFKPEFRTEDGAQRSNLLDILNDGVR encoded by the coding sequence ATGAAAACTTTTAGGTTTGCACTTGGTGCAATGGCTGCGGCAATCATCCTTGCAGGGTGCAATGCGCCGTCAGTCGCGGACAACAAGCCAAAGGATTTGGGCGGATTAAGAAGTTCTGATGTGATGGATGAAAATTCAGTCAAGCTACTGGAGTATCAATACTCAACTGATCCTGCAGGAACTGCTAAAAACATAGAGCGCGCATTTGAAAACGCTCCTCCGATGATCCCTCACGATCTAGAAGGGCTTATTCCTATCACCAAAGATATGAATATGTGCGTAACCTGCCATATGCCTGATGTAGCCAAAGACGCCGGAGCTACGCCTCTGCCTAAATCGCACTTTTATAGTATCAGAAACAACAAAGACTTAGCAGATAAGCTAAGCGATGATAGGTATAACTGTACTCAGTGCCACGCTCCTCAAACAAATTTGACAGCGCCGTTTAAAAATAACTTTAAACCTGAGTTTAGAACCGAGGACGGCGCTCAAAGATCAAATTTGCTTGACATACTAAATGACGGTGTGAGGTAA
- the napG gene encoding ferredoxin-type protein NapG, with the protein MKDRREVLKFGLKAISLVIAGGFTWSTQTNLKAQTLILRPPGARDEKGFMASCIRCGLCVEACPFDTLSLAKLGDNISFGTPYFTPREVPCYMCTDIPCTVACPTDALDVKLVSTDDKLDINKSRMGIAVLDPYSCIAFAGIQCDACYRACPLIDKALVLEYKRNERTEKHAFLLPVVDANYCTGCGKCENACVTKKAAIFVLPREIGLGEVNDNYVKGWVEGDDTRLKDIDTKIKLDQNKVKDYLNSGEI; encoded by the coding sequence ATGAAAGATAGGCGCGAGGTACTCAAATTTGGCTTAAAGGCGATTAGCTTAGTAATCGCAGGAGGCTTTACTTGGAGCACGCAGACAAATCTTAAGGCTCAAACTCTCATCCTTCGCCCGCCAGGGGCAAGGGATGAGAAGGGCTTTATGGCTAGTTGTATAAGATGCGGGCTTTGCGTGGAGGCATGTCCTTTTGATACGCTAAGTCTAGCAAAGCTTGGCGATAATATAAGCTTTGGAACGCCTTATTTTACGCCAAGAGAGGTGCCTTGCTACATGTGTACCGATATTCCTTGTACGGTAGCCTGTCCGACGGACGCTCTTGATGTGAAACTCGTTAGCACTGACGATAAGCTTGATATCAACAAATCTCGCATGGGCATAGCCGTGCTTGATCCTTATAGCTGTATAGCCTTTGCAGGAATTCAGTGCGATGCCTGTTATAGGGCTTGTCCGCTTATAGATAAGGCTCTTGTGCTTGAGTATAAAAGAAACGAACGAACCGAAAAGCACGCATTTTTACTTCCTGTGGTGGATGCAAACTACTGCACGGGTTGCGGAAAATGCGAAAACGCCTGCGTAACGAAAAAAGCGGCGATTTTCGTGCTTCCAAGAGAGATTGGGCTTGGCGAAGTTAATGATAACTACGTAAAAGGCTGGGTTGAGGGCGATGATACGAGATTAAAAGATATAGACACTAAGATCAAGCTTGATCAAAACAAAGTCAAAGACTACCTTAACAGCGGAGAGATATGA
- a CDS encoding hydrogenase-4 component G, whose protein sequence is MQINSVSNNFSFYGFNQNENTSKFRDSVSNLSAIQITNGYFSDFQNKAFEQSGLNFSIQSAVDFGFFNEVAKSPQRLENILKNIDYKSIGYFGKDISSLSQNEASDLVSENGFFGITNTANRIADFVINGSGGDLEKLQIGKEGVLNGFKEAERMWGDKLPEISQQTIQKTLAAIDQQIAKLGGNVLNVQA, encoded by the coding sequence ATGCAAATAAATTCCGTATCAAATAATTTCAGTTTTTATGGCTTTAATCAAAACGAAAATACATCTAAATTTAGGGATTCGGTTTCAAATTTAAGTGCTATACAGATTACAAATGGCTATTTTTCTGATTTTCAGAACAAGGCTTTTGAACAGAGTGGCTTAAATTTCAGTATACAGTCAGCAGTGGATTTTGGCTTTTTCAATGAAGTAGCAAAAAGCCCTCAAAGACTAGAGAATATCTTAAAAAATATCGACTATAAGTCTATCGGTTATTTTGGTAAGGATATATCTTCTTTATCGCAAAATGAAGCTAGCGATCTTGTGAGTGAGAATGGATTTTTTGGTATCACAAATACAGCAAACAGAATAGCTGATTTTGTGATAAATGGCTCCGGAGGAGATCTTGAAAAGCTTCAAATCGGGAAAGAAGGCGTATTGAATGGTTTTAAAGAAGCTGAGCGTATGTGGGGAGATAAACTTCCTGAAATTTCTCAGCAAACCATCCAAAAAACTTTGGCTGCTATAGATCAGCAGATTGCCAAATTGGGCGGCAATGTACTTAATGTCCAGGCTTAG
- a CDS encoding major outer membrane protein: MKLTKISLAALVALGAFSSVASATPLEDAIKNVDLSGFARYRYTNEKTTPAVGDKETDAGHQFKMLTTFKAALDDNLFGVLGLRYSTTDGSGSTNGDRTDTTDTFRVNEFYLGYKRDNTTVTLGKQIIGSYFTDDEAGTGIKVINTDIKGLTLAAIAFDALEYSGETDSAIPQVAFSNNLYGVAAIGSYDPVNFQLWYAMLVDVANAIAADVSFGFDISDDVNLGLQAQYGNVDVDDKVSALYKDTNFYATEAAASIFGVDLSLGYIGWKVKDKAKGFSTLEDQGSFISYGEQTFDYTDLEGRGNFWFATAGYGFGDFGIAAEYIKGDIKDDADKKTKMEEYVGRFSYDYSSKLVFESWYSHAKAKVDSSKTKSDAFRFEAKYSF; the protein is encoded by the coding sequence ATGAAATTAACAAAGATTAGCTTGGCAGCTTTGGTTGCTTTAGGTGCTTTCTCAAGCGTTGCAAGTGCAACTCCGCTTGAAGATGCTATTAAAAATGTAGATCTTTCGGGATTTGCAAGATATAGATACACTAATGAAAAAACTACTCCTGCAGTAGGAGATAAAGAGACTGATGCCGGACATCAATTTAAAATGCTTACAACTTTCAAGGCAGCACTTGATGATAACCTCTTTGGCGTTTTGGGTTTGAGATATAGCACTACTGATGGTTCTGGATCAACAAACGGAGACAGGACAGACACAACCGATACTTTTAGAGTTAATGAATTCTACCTTGGCTATAAAAGAGATAACACAACAGTAACTCTTGGTAAGCAGATAATCGGTTCATACTTTACAGATGACGAGGCTGGAACCGGTATTAAAGTCATAAACACAGACATTAAAGGTCTAACACTTGCGGCTATAGCATTCGATGCACTTGAATATAGCGGTGAAACAGACTCTGCTATACCACAAGTTGCTTTTAGCAACAACCTTTATGGTGTAGCTGCTATAGGTTCTTACGATCCTGTAAATTTCCAACTATGGTATGCAATGCTTGTTGATGTTGCGAATGCTATAGCTGCCGATGTTTCATTTGGCTTTGATATTAGCGATGATGTCAATTTGGGTCTTCAAGCTCAATATGGAAATGTTGATGTAGATGATAAAGTATCAGCCTTGTATAAAGATACAAACTTTTATGCGACAGAGGCAGCTGCAAGTATTTTTGGCGTAGATCTTTCATTGGGATATATAGGCTGGAAAGTTAAAGATAAAGCAAAAGGTTTCTCAACACTTGAAGATCAAGGTTCATTTATAAGTTACGGAGAGCAGACTTTTGATTATACCGATCTTGAAGGAAGAGGTAATTTCTGGTTTGCTACTGCCGGCTATGGATTTGGTGATTTTGGTATAGCTGCTGAGTATATCAAAGGTGACATAAAAGACGATGCCGATAAAAAAACAAAAATGGAAGAGTATGTGGGAAGATTCTCATATGACTATAGTTCTAAGCTAGTATTTGAGAGCTGGTATTCACATGCAAAAGCTAAAGTTGATTCAAGTAAAACAAAAAGTGATGCCTTTAGATTTGAGGCTAAATACTCATTCTAA
- the napH gene encoding quinol dehydrogenase ferredoxin subunit NapH yields the protein MKYLLLRRITQISILALFLISNLYGLKILQGNLSSSMIFGTIPLSDPFAVLQLFLASFTLAGSAALGALIVVLIYALIAPRAFCAWVCPVNIITDFARFVRVKFGYDKDKKVVVFSKSFRYYILAFVLFMSVVMQTPAFEGVSFIGIIQRGIIYGGTLWIFVAFGVFAIDAFVGDRLICSKLCPLGAFYATIGKFAFIRVEHDSQNCTKCMKCKVICPESQVLGIIGKQSGLITSSECISCGRCIDVCGDDALKFSIRNLRRK from the coding sequence ATGAAATACCTACTGCTTAGAAGAATAACTCAAATTTCGATTTTGGCTCTGTTTTTGATTAGCAATCTTTACGGACTTAAAATTCTGCAAGGAAATTTAAGCTCGTCTATGATCTTTGGCACTATCCCGCTTAGCGATCCGTTTGCAGTGTTGCAGCTGTTTTTAGCTAGTTTTACACTTGCCGGCTCTGCTGCGCTCGGGGCTTTGATAGTTGTGTTGATATACGCTCTTATCGCGCCTCGTGCATTTTGCGCTTGGGTATGTCCTGTAAATATAATAACAGATTTTGCAAGATTTGTTAGAGTCAAATTTGGCTACGACAAAGATAAAAAAGTAGTCGTGTTTTCTAAAAGCTTTCGCTACTACATACTTGCCTTTGTGCTTTTTATGTCCGTTGTTATGCAAACGCCCGCATTTGAGGGCGTAAGCTTTATCGGCATAATTCAGCGCGGTATCATATACGGCGGCACGCTTTGGATATTTGTGGCTTTTGGCGTATTTGCGATAGACGCTTTTGTGGGCGATAGGCTGATATGCTCAAAGCTTTGTCCTCTTGGCGCTTTTTATGCGACGATTGGCAAATTTGCGTTTATCCGCGTAGAGCACGATAGCCAAAACTGCACAAAATGCATGAAGTGCAAAGTGATATGTCCTGAAAGCCAAGTGCTGGGAATAATCGGAAAGCAAAGCGGTTTGATAACCTCTAGCGAATGTATCAGCTGCGGACGCTGTATAGACGTGTGCGGCGATGATGCACTAAAATTTAGTATAAGAAATTTAAGGAGAAAATGA
- a CDS encoding major outer membrane protein — protein MKLTKISLAALVALGAFSSVASATPLEDAIKNVDLSGYARYRYTNDLTDNNGKKDDNGRHQFKSIFSFKAALDDNFFGVLSLRYASNDSSSGYANTADITDTESTFGVQEFYLGYKVGNTTVAAGKQVMGTYFTDDLAGTGIKIMNSDIQGLTLAAVAFDAIETGGDFDGNLKNTLPEVPNVYGLAAMGNYDPFSFKLWYASLENIANLYAADAGLKFDLGAAKLGFQGQYVQNSAKDNTYSDGKFYALKGDADFFGFNVNLGYINFESDDANKVSFVTIEDNGKLINPAKLLNSVMNSGKQYYNNIQDENKYWFLGLGYKMDKVSLYANYIDGEGFSHAKGFGKDADRKEWNAGGAYRYSKKLVFSGFYAAAKEEKNNLTSKRDRIRFETRWNF, from the coding sequence ATGAAATTGACTAAAATTAGTTTAGCGGCTTTGGTTGCTTTAGGTGCTTTCTCAAGCGTTGCAAGTGCAACTCCACTTGAAGATGCTATTAAAAATGTAGATCTTTCAGGATATGCAAGATATAGATATACAAACGATTTAACAGACAATAACGGCAAAAAAGATGATAACGGAAGACATCAGTTTAAATCTATATTCTCTTTTAAAGCCGCACTTGACGATAATTTCTTTGGTGTTTTAAGCCTAAGATATGCTTCTAATGATAGTAGTTCAGGATATGCTAATACTGCCGATATAACAGACACAGAAAGCACTTTTGGAGTTCAGGAATTCTATCTTGGATACAAAGTTGGCAATACTACTGTGGCAGCTGGTAAGCAAGTAATGGGAACATACTTTACAGACGATTTGGCTGGCACAGGTATAAAAATTATGAACTCTGATATACAAGGTTTAACACTTGCTGCTGTTGCATTTGATGCGATTGAGACAGGTGGAGACTTTGATGGTAACTTAAAAAATACACTTCCTGAAGTTCCAAATGTTTATGGTTTAGCAGCAATGGGCAACTATGATCCATTTAGTTTTAAACTATGGTATGCCAGTCTTGAAAATATAGCTAATCTATACGCTGCAGATGCTGGTCTAAAATTTGATTTAGGGGCTGCAAAACTAGGATTCCAAGGACAATATGTACAAAATTCTGCAAAAGACAACACATATTCTGATGGTAAATTCTATGCATTAAAAGGCGATGCTGACTTTTTTGGATTTAATGTAAATTTAGGTTATATAAACTTTGAATCAGATGATGCCAATAAAGTATCTTTCGTAACAATAGAGGATAATGGCAAATTAATCAATCCTGCAAAACTTCTAAATTCTGTAATGAACAGTGGTAAGCAATACTACAACAATATCCAAGATGAAAACAAATATTGGTTCTTAGGACTAGGATATAAGATGGATAAAGTTTCTTTGTATGCGAACTATATTGATGGCGAAGGCTTTAGTCACGCCAAAGGATTTGGTAAAGATGCTGACAGAAAAGAGTGGAATGCCGGCGGTGCTTACAGATATAGCAAAAAACTTGTATTCTCAGGATTCTATGCGGCAGCTAAAGAAGAAAAAAATAACCTAACAAGCAAGAGAGATAGAATTAGATTTGAAACTAGATGGAATTTCTAA
- a CDS encoding chaperone NapD codes for MNISSVIVHVKDENLIDEILNSLRKMSQCEVIAYENAKIVALISVDNFEDELETFKVMERINGVAGVAMVYSYQEDLEGDLQRLKESGKLSEVLTNDDMQARDIVYSGSVHHKVK; via the coding sequence ATGAATATTTCAAGTGTGATAGTGCATGTAAAAGATGAAAATTTGATAGACGAGATCTTAAATTCGCTTCGTAAAATGAGCCAGTGCGAAGTTATTGCTTATGAAAACGCAAAGATAGTAGCACTTATAAGCGTAGATAATTTTGAAGACGAGCTTGAGACTTTTAAGGTTATGGAGCGTATAAATGGCGTTGCAGGCGTTGCGATGGTGTATAGCTATCAAGAGGATTTAGAGGGCGATTTACAGAGGCTAAAAGAGAGCGGCAAACTCAGCGAAGTGCTTACAAACGATGATATGCAAGCTCGTGATATAGTTTATAGCGGTAGCGTTCACCATAAGGTTAAATAG
- a CDS encoding DNA starvation/stationary phase protection protein produces MSKVIQQLNQIQADAHALFIKFHDYHWNVKGIQFFSIHEYTEKAYNELAELFDEVAERAIQLGGKAITKPEELNKLSHIKPAGKDSYTPIEVLKGILAEYEHLLAELKKLAEVAEDDSTTVAIAEDNIAKYEKAIWMLNATLA; encoded by the coding sequence ATGTCAAAAGTAATTCAACAACTAAACCAAATTCAGGCTGACGCTCATGCGTTATTTATCAAATTTCATGACTATCACTGGAATGTTAAAGGTATTCAATTTTTTAGCATTCACGAATACACAGAAAAAGCTTATAACGAATTAGCGGAACTTTTCGATGAAGTAGCAGAAAGAGCTATCCAACTAGGCGGAAAAGCTATAACAAAACCTGAAGAGTTAAACAAACTATCTCATATCAAGCCTGCAGGCAAAGACAGCTATACTCCGATAGAAGTTCTAAAGGGAATTTTAGCAGAGTATGAGCACCTTCTGGCTGAATTAAAAAAGCTTGCAGAAGTTGCAGAAGACGATAGCACTACTGTAGCTATAGCTGAAGACAATATAGCAAAATACGAAAAAGCCATATGGATGCTTAACGCAACACTTGCGTAA
- a CDS encoding 4Fe-4S ferredoxin has protein sequence MQEANNLSRRRLFTKILGAKEEAPKFINPPYFCGEFDCVGCHAPCVKACGRELLRFENERVVFEFKNLGCNFCKDCAIACEEVGKEVLSLKFPAKIEAKVSIDVSSCLAWNNTICYNCQDVCKFKAIDFFGVFRPVINERCTGCAQCLEVCFKNSIKMEAL, from the coding sequence TTGCAAGAGGCGAATAATCTCTCAAGACGAAGACTTTTTACAAAAATTTTGGGTGCTAAAGAAGAGGCGCCCAAATTTATAAATCCTCCATATTTTTGCGGAGAATTTGACTGCGTAGGTTGTCACGCTCCTTGCGTGAAGGCTTGCGGGCGAGAGCTTTTGAGGTTTGAGAATGAAAGAGTTGTTTTTGAGTTTAAAAATTTAGGTTGCAATTTCTGCAAGGATTGCGCCATAGCCTGCGAAGAGGTGGGCAAAGAGGTTTTAAGTCTAAAATTCCCAGCCAAAATAGAGGCAAAGGTTAGCATAGACGTATCTTCTTGTTTAGCGTGGAATAATACGATTTGTTATAATTGCCAAGATGTATGCAAATTTAAAGCGATTGACTTTTTTGGCGTTTTTCGCCCTGTTATAAACGAACGCTGCACGGGATGTGCGCAGTGTCTTGAGGTGTGTTTTAAAAATTCTATCAAAATGGAGGCTTTATGA
- a CDS encoding nitrate reductase translates to MKILLAFLALLNLAFSLDIKEPYKIIEAHSNVISSSLLNDKLYLGTDSGQVNIYDMKSEEFLEPIVLPKIKTHFTDDEFAKVFSIDELNGVLMVLSETSYGKRLLHVYEMIDGKRVETKTINLNNESIKKALFLDPKTAVIGSLSNEIYFLNLETGNIDFSKKFSIASLSDFELSEDRSKIAVGCESGIVYIFDAKERKVLNELGFHKDNMYDIEYKNGAIVTGGVDRHAGVYSGGSIGMMRSNFLVYAVGLSDDGKLGAFMSDDLSDIDVFEVNSKRILARLKTMQSTINGIHFLDDSSLISVAYEKKVKFWRFR, encoded by the coding sequence ATGAAAATTCTACTCGCTTTTTTAGCGCTTTTAAATTTGGCTTTTTCTCTTGATATAAAAGAGCCTTACAAGATCATAGAAGCGCACTCTAACGTGATAAGTTCCTCGCTTTTAAACGACAAACTTTATCTTGGTACCGACAGCGGTCAGGTAAATATTTATGATATGAAGAGCGAGGAGTTTTTAGAGCCTATAGTTTTACCAAAGATAAAGACGCATTTTACGGATGACGAGTTTGCAAAAGTATTTAGCATAGATGAGCTTAACGGCGTGCTGATGGTGCTAAGCGAGACGAGTTACGGCAAAAGACTTTTGCACGTTTATGAGATGATTGACGGTAAAAGAGTAGAGACTAAAACTATAAATTTAAATAACGAATCAATCAAAAAGGCTCTATTTTTAGATCCAAAGACAGCTGTCATCGGTTCGCTTAGTAATGAAATTTATTTTTTAAATTTAGAAACGGGCAACATAGACTTTAGCAAAAAATTTTCTATAGCGTCGCTATCTGACTTTGAGCTTAGCGAAGATAGAAGCAAGATCGCCGTGGGATGTGAGAGCGGGATAGTTTATATATTTGACGCTAAAGAGCGCAAAGTGCTAAACGAGCTTGGCTTTCATAAAGATAATATGTATGATATAGAGTATAAAAACGGCGCTATCGTTACAGGCGGAGTGGATAGACATGCAGGAGTTTATAGTGGTGGCAGTATCGGCATGATGAGGTCAAATTTTTTAGTCTATGCGGTAGGTCTTAGCGATGACGGCAAACTTGGAGCATTTATGAGTGATGATCTAAGCGATATAGACGTATTTGAAGTAAACAGCAAGAGAATTTTAGCAAGGCTAAAAACTATGCAAAGCACCATAAACGGCATACATTTTTTAGATGATAGTTCTCTTATAAGTGTTGCTTACGAGAAAAAAGTAAAATTTTGGAGATTTAGATGA
- a CDS encoding c-type cytochrome, translated as MNWYKISFLACFISIFGLNADEPSYIFEAKGEFAKELKALVEKYSKDENISINVYEKSKEQDRSGRFLNIGIDSNKKYSLEKGKELYTKNCARCHGENGEKRASYGSEKLTKLSADDIEVAFSGYLNDPSYGGSTRDIMKSIAATTTYNELGDIIVFLKGVDALKYKHSQDENTDVATTPNQGSYLR; from the coding sequence ATGAATTGGTATAAAATTTCATTTTTGGCATGTTTTATTTCTATTTTTGGCCTGAATGCAGATGAGCCAAGCTATATATTTGAAGCTAAAGGCGAATTTGCGAAAGAGCTAAAAGCTCTTGTTGAAAAATATTCCAAAGATGAAAATATAAGTATAAATGTTTATGAAAAATCTAAAGAGCAAGATAGGAGCGGTAGGTTTTTAAATATAGGTATCGATAGCAATAAAAAATATAGTCTAGAAAAGGGAAAGGAATTATATACTAAAAATTGTGCTAGATGTCACGGAGAGAACGGAGAAAAAAGAGCCTCTTACGGATCTGAAAAACTTACAAAACTATCTGCTGATGATATAGAAGTTGCGTTTTCTGGTTATCTAAACGATCCTTCTTACGGTGGTAGCACTAGGGATATAATGAAGTCTATTGCCGCAACAACTACATATAATGAACTTGGAGATATTATTGTATTTTTAAAAGGTGTTGATGCTTTAAAATATAAGCATAGCCAAGATGAAAATACAGATGTCGCAACTACTCCTAACCAAGGTAGCTATTTAAGATAA
- a CDS encoding Zn-dependent hydrolase — protein sequence MGVNLSRLKDLFIEINSINDYSFGDGMSRLAYTSQDKTARELFIKRCQEAGLSVRVDAIGNIFARREGSEPNLPAIAFGSHLDTVINGGQFDGILGVLGGLEVIRSLNDENIKTKHPLELIVFECEESSRFNIATLGSKVMCGKLGYEKLKDVKDFTGREIGEIFSEFGIDIKRIEEAKNLEPNYKGFFEIHIEQGPLLDNEKIQIGVVSAIAAPHRFSVRVIGQPQHSGTTAMKYRNDALCAAAEIILAVEKIAKDNSQNSVVATTGNCSVKPGVMNVVPGETTLLIDLRGINLQTREDAYAQIISHINKIEEKRGVKCEIKQLGFDTPCKLDERLINLIASEAKGLNLSYEIMPSGAGHDAMHMAEICPTAMIFIPSKDGISHNPAEFSKWDDIENGLNLLKSVILKEAE from the coding sequence ATGGGCGTGAATTTGAGTAGATTAAAAGATCTTTTTATAGAGATTAATTCTATAAACGATTATAGTTTCGGCGACGGAATGAGCCGACTTGCTTACACTTCTCAGGACAAAACCGCGCGCGAACTGTTTATAAAGCGCTGTCAGGAAGCGGGGCTTAGCGTAAGAGTGGATGCGATAGGCAATATCTTTGCAAGGCGCGAAGGAAGCGAGCCGAATTTACCCGCAATTGCCTTTGGGTCCCACCTTGATACGGTTATAAACGGCGGACAGTTTGACGGAATTTTAGGCGTGCTTGGTGGACTTGAAGTAATCCGCTCGCTAAATGATGAAAATATCAAAACAAAACACCCTCTTGAGCTAATCGTGTTTGAGTGTGAGGAGTCAAGCAGGTTTAATATCGCGACTCTTGGCAGCAAGGTAATGTGCGGTAAGCTAGGATATGAGAAGCTAAAGGATGTTAAAGACTTTACGGGACGTGAAATAGGCGAAATTTTTAGCGAATTTGGAATAGATATAAAAAGGATCGAAGAGGCTAAAAATTTAGAACCTAACTACAAAGGTTTTTTTGAAATTCATATTGAGCAAGGACCGCTTCTTGATAATGAAAAAATTCAAATCGGTGTAGTAAGCGCAATCGCTGCGCCTCATAGATTTAGCGTGCGAGTTATCGGGCAGCCTCAGCACTCAGGAACTACTGCTATGAAATACCGAAATGACGCACTTTGCGCGGCGGCTGAGATAATACTAGCAGTTGAAAAGATAGCAAAAGATAATTCTCAAAATAGCGTAGTGGCAACTACGGGTAATTGCTCCGTAAAACCGGGCGTGATGAACGTAGTGCCGGGAGAAACGACGCTGCTTATTGATCTAAGGGGTATAAATTTGCAAACCCGTGAAGATGCCTACGCTCAGATAATCTCGCATATAAACAAAATAGAAGAGAAACGAGGCGTAAAATGCGAGATAAAGCAACTTGGCTTTGATACTCCATGCAAGCTTGACGAGAGGCTTATAAATTTGATAGCTTCGGAAGCTAAGGGGCTAAATTTAAGCTATGAGATAATGCCAAGCGGAGCAGGACATGACGCTATGCATATGGCTGAAATTTGTCCTACTGCGATGATATTTATCCCTTCAAAAGACGGAATCAGCCATAATCCTGCAGAATTTTCAAAATGGGACGATATAGAAAACGGGCTAAATCTTTTAAAAAGCGTGATCTTAAAAGAGGCTGAATAA
- a CDS encoding glucose-6-phosphate isomerase: MVKNNLFFEKTPISAIKSYAKRMNEEFESGDIGYYHLPELGGDILTSINKLENKFKDIKNIVLVGIGGSSLGVKALKCLLKSRKKPDSKELYFLDNVDPFSFEKLLDKLKFNDTLFIISSKSGTTIETITLFKCILDKFKPSNLSQNFLIITDPNSPLEIYAKENDIVYFNIPKNVGGRFSVLSAIGLVPLSLCGYDIKALLEGASECKKQFLNDKDDTLMHKAYHYATHKNAKINVIFSYSDRFLAFNDWYVQLWAESLGKKKGFKRYGLTPVGLIGSRDQHSFLQLIMDGVKDKTVTFIKILDHDSTITTPNINLNNLEACNFANGLSLSDLINAQCDATTHALIQEGVSVDLISIDRLDEWHAGYLIYYYELLTSATGIMLGINTYDQPGVEAGKRILKTMLQK, from the coding sequence ATGGTAAAAAATAATCTTTTCTTTGAAAAAACACCTATATCGGCTATAAAATCGTATGCGAAACGTATGAATGAGGAGTTTGAAAGTGGCGATATAGGGTATTATCATCTTCCTGAACTAGGAGGCGATATATTGACCTCTATAAACAAGCTTGAAAATAAATTTAAAGATATAAAAAATATAGTTTTAGTAGGCATAGGAGGGAGCTCTCTTGGAGTTAAGGCTCTAAAATGCCTTCTCAAGTCAAGAAAAAAGCCCGATAGCAAAGAGCTATATTTTTTAGATAACGTTGATCCATTTAGCTTTGAAAAGCTACTTGATAAACTAAAATTTAACGATACTCTATTTATCATAAGCTCAAAATCAGGCACCACAATAGAGACTATCACGCTTTTTAAATGTATTTTGGACAAATTTAAGCCTTCAAATTTAAGCCAAAATTTTCTTATCATCACAGATCCAAATTCACCGCTTGAAATTTATGCCAAAGAAAACGACATAGTTTATTTTAACATCCCTAAAAATGTCGGCGGGCGTTTTAGCGTACTAAGTGCGATAGGACTAGTACCTCTAAGCCTATGCGGATACGATATAAAGGCTCTACTTGAAGGTGCAAGCGAGTGCAAAAAACAGTTTTTAAATGATAAAGATGATACTTTAATGCACAAGGCGTATCATTATGCAACACATAAAAATGCAAAAATAAACGTTATTTTTAGCTATTCAGATAGATTTTTAGCCTTTAACGACTGGTATGTCCAGCTCTGGGCGGAAAGTTTGGGTAAGAAAAAAGGCTTTAAGAGATACGGACTAACACCTGTGGGGCTAATTGGCTCTCGCGATCAACACTCGTTTTTACAGCTGATCATGGATGGCGTGAAAGACAAAACTGTAACTTTTATAAAAATTTTAGATCATGACTCGACAATTACTACACCAAATATAAATTTAAACAACCTTGAAGCCTGTAATTTTGCAAATGGCCTTAGCCTATCAGACCTAATAAATGCACAATGCGATGCTACTACGCACGCTCTCATTCAAGAGGGAGTAAGCGTAGATCTAATAAGCATAGATAGGCTTGATGAGTGGCATGCAGGCTATCTCATATATTATTACGAGCTTTTAACATCTGCTACAGGGATAATGCTAGGAATTAACACATACGATCAACCCGGAGTAGAAGCAGGAAAAAGAATTTTAAAAACTATGCTTCAAAAATAA